Proteins co-encoded in one Inmirania thermothiophila genomic window:
- a CDS encoding TIGR04211 family SH3 domain-containing protein, with protein MRMRGIAGAVLLAAASAAAAETVYVVDILRVGVRPDPAGRGQPVEIVSTGTPLEVLQRGRGVLRVRTPAGREGWLAEVYTMPEPPARERLPALEARIAELEAALEQARTEAGQEAAQRRALAERVRETGEALARTEQALAAAQARARRAEAWREGLERRLGAAAGGVAVLVVGSFLAGSAWYRRRASRRLGGLRV; from the coding sequence ATGCGCATGCGTGGCATCGCCGGGGCCGTGCTCCTCGCCGCCGCCTCGGCGGCGGCGGCCGAGACCGTCTACGTCGTCGACATCCTGCGGGTGGGGGTGCGGCCCGATCCCGCCGGACGCGGTCAGCCGGTGGAGATCGTCTCCACGGGGACCCCGCTGGAGGTGCTGCAGCGCGGCCGCGGGGTGCTGCGGGTGCGCACCCCCGCCGGGCGCGAGGGCTGGCTCGCCGAGGTCTACACCATGCCCGAGCCGCCGGCGCGGGAGCGCCTGCCGGCGCTCGAGGCGCGCATCGCCGAGCTGGAGGCCGCCCTCGAGCAGGCGCGCACCGAGGCGGGCCAGGAGGCCGCCCAGCGCCGGGCCCTCGCCGAGCGGGTGCGCGAGACCGGCGAGGCCCTCGCCCGCACCGAGCAGGCGCTCGCCGCGGCGCAGGCGCGGGCGCGGCGCGCCGAGGCCTGGCGCGAGGGGCTTGAGCGCCGCCTGGGCGCCGCCGCCGGCGGGGTCGCGGTGCTCGTGGTGGGGTCGTTCCTCGCCGGGTCCGCCTGGTATCGGCGGCGCGCCTCGCGCCGCCTCGGCGGCCTCAGGGTCTGA
- the birA gene encoding bifunctional biotin--[acetyl-CoA-carboxylase] ligase/biotin operon repressor BirA translates to MDTRWALLRRLADGEVHSGEALGRALGVSRAAVWKAVRGLADLGLEVEAVAGRGYRLAAPLELLDAGRITAALGPEARRRLARLEVLPEVDSTSRRLLAAAREGAPSGTVCLAERQTAGRGRRGRSWCSPFAASLCLSVLWRCDEGPGRLGGLSLAVGAAVAGALRAAAPVAVGLKWPNDLIAGGRKLGGILVELQGEAQGPTAVVVGIGINVRMPDGAGEAIDQPWTDLAREGAAPPRNALAAAVLDAVLPLLARFPGEGLAPWRPAWERLDALRGRRVVVHTADGPVQGVAEGVEADGALRLRTAAGLRRFHSGEVSLRGAP, encoded by the coding sequence ATGGACACGCGGTGGGCGCTGCTGCGCAGGCTGGCGGACGGCGAGGTGCACTCGGGCGAGGCCCTCGGGCGCGCCCTCGGCGTCAGCCGTGCCGCGGTCTGGAAGGCGGTGCGGGGGCTGGCCGACCTGGGGCTCGAGGTGGAGGCGGTGGCCGGGCGCGGCTACCGGCTGGCCGCGCCGCTGGAGCTTCTGGACGCAGGGCGCATCACCGCGGCCCTCGGCCCCGAGGCGCGGCGGCGGCTCGCCCGTCTCGAGGTGCTGCCGGAGGTGGACTCCACCAGCCGGCGGCTGCTCGCCGCCGCGCGCGAAGGGGCGCCGTCCGGCACCGTCTGCCTCGCCGAACGGCAGACCGCGGGGCGCGGCCGGCGGGGGCGGAGCTGGTGCTCGCCCTTCGCGGCGAGCCTCTGCCTCTCGGTGCTGTGGCGCTGCGACGAGGGGCCGGGCCGCCTCGGCGGCCTCAGCCTCGCGGTGGGGGCGGCGGTGGCCGGGGCCCTGCGGGCGGCCGCCCCGGTGGCGGTGGGTCTGAAGTGGCCCAACGACCTCATCGCCGGCGGGCGCAAGCTGGGGGGGATCCTGGTGGAGCTGCAGGGGGAGGCGCAGGGGCCCACCGCGGTGGTGGTGGGCATCGGCATCAACGTGCGCATGCCGGACGGCGCCGGCGAGGCCATCGACCAGCCGTGGACGGATCTCGCCCGCGAGGGGGCGGCGCCCCCGCGCAACGCCCTCGCCGCCGCCGTCCTCGACGCCGTCCTGCCCCTCCTCGCCCGCTTCCCCGGCGAGGGCCTCGCCCCCTGGCGCCCCGCCTGGGAACGGCTGGACGCCCTGCGCGGGCGGCGCGTGGTGGTGCACACCGCGGACGGGCCCGTGCAGGGAGTGGCCGAGGGGGTGGAGGCCGACGGGGCGCTGCGGCTTCGCACCGCGGCGGGGCTGCGGCGCTTCCACAGCGGCGAGGTGAGCCTGCGGGGGGCGCCGTGA
- a CDS encoding type III pantothenate kinase has protein sequence MILLVDIGNTHLRWGVWREGALHPGGAVARGGGEGRLREAWAGLAPPARVAVSNVGGEAAAAQVRAASLALWGLEPRLLRPTAACAGVVNAYPRPDRLGADRWAALLAARARAPQGAVVVDCGSAITVDGLDAAGRHLGGVILPGLGRMYRILAHEIGLDALPLAEAGTEIPVTDTAPAVANGALCAALGGLLRAAAAVEARLGPAPARLITGGDAVLLAPHLGPGWTLAPHLVLEGVARWALAAEAGEAG, from the coding sequence GTGATCCTGCTCGTGGACATCGGCAACACGCACCTGCGCTGGGGGGTCTGGCGCGAGGGGGCGCTGCATCCGGGCGGCGCGGTGGCCCGTGGCGGGGGGGAGGGGCGGCTGCGCGAGGCCTGGGCGGGGCTGGCGCCGCCGGCACGGGTCGCGGTCTCCAACGTCGGCGGCGAGGCCGCGGCGGCGCAGGTGCGGGCGGCGAGCCTCGCGCTCTGGGGTCTGGAGCCGCGGCTGCTGCGGCCGACGGCGGCCTGCGCCGGGGTGGTCAACGCCTACCCGCGGCCCGACCGGCTGGGGGCGGACCGGTGGGCGGCGCTGCTGGCGGCGCGGGCGCGGGCGCCGCAGGGCGCGGTGGTGGTGGACTGCGGCAGCGCCATCACCGTCGACGGCCTCGACGCCGCCGGGCGCCACCTCGGCGGGGTGATCCTCCCCGGGCTCGGGCGCATGTACCGCATCCTCGCCCACGAGATCGGCCTCGATGCGCTGCCCCTCGCCGAGGCCGGCACCGAGATCCCGGTTACGGACACCGCCCCCGCGGTGGCCAACGGCGCCCTGTGCGCGGCCCTCGGCGGCCTGCTGCGGGCGGCGGCCGCGGTGGAGGCGCGGCTGGGCCCGGCCCCGGCGCGGCTCATCACCGGCGGTGACGCCGTGCTTCTCGCCCCGCACCTGGGTCCGGGGTGGACGCTGGCGCCCCACCTGGTGCTGGAGGGTGTGGCGCGCTGGGCCCTCGCGGCGGAGGCCGGGGAAGCGGGCTGA
- a CDS encoding SPOR domain-containing protein, producing MRALAALLALANLAFLVWWTGLPEAPSGEAPGLPAGAAPLVLLQEAPPRLDGPVPAVVAEAPAPDREAPDADGGRGRAVAEAAPPAPVEAAASDGGGAEPPAPSGAGAAGEGGAGGAASEPGAVAAAQPPPRLCVELGPFPGEAAARAAVTRLQGEGAATALVMREVALPPYHWVMVPPAPTEAEARRTLRALQARGVDSFIVTRGAHARAVSLGLFSRRETAEEVKRRVERLGHPVVIVPRERRGRRPFVQAEGPALEGLLAAGAPEGVPVRRIDCP from the coding sequence ATGCGCGCGCTCGCCGCCCTGCTGGCGCTGGCCAACCTGGCCTTCCTGGTGTGGTGGACCGGGCTGCCCGAGGCGCCGTCGGGGGAGGCGCCCGGGTTGCCCGCCGGGGCCGCCCCGCTGGTGCTGCTCCAGGAGGCGCCGCCGCGCCTCGACGGGCCCGTGCCCGCCGTGGTGGCGGAGGCGCCGGCGCCCGATCGGGAGGCGCCGGATGCGGACGGCGGCCGCGGCCGGGCGGTCGCCGAGGCCGCACCGCCTGCGCCGGTGGAGGCGGCGGCATCGGACGGGGGCGGAGCCGAGCCGCCGGCGCCGTCCGGCGCCGGCGCGGCCGGGGAGGGCGGAGCGGGGGGCGCTGCGTCGGAGCCCGGCGCGGTGGCGGCGGCGCAGCCCCCGCCGCGGCTCTGCGTCGAGCTCGGACCCTTCCCCGGGGAGGCGGCGGCGCGGGCGGCGGTGACCCGCCTCCAGGGCGAGGGCGCTGCCACCGCCCTGGTGATGCGGGAGGTGGCGCTTCCGCCCTACCACTGGGTGATGGTGCCGCCGGCGCCGACCGAGGCGGAGGCGCGGCGGACCCTGCGCGCGCTGCAGGCCCGCGGCGTCGACAGCTTCATCGTCACGCGGGGCGCGCACGCCCGCGCGGTCTCCCTCGGGCTCTTCAGCCGCCGCGAAACGGCCGAGGAGGTCAAGCGCCGCGTGGAGCGGCTCGGCCATCCCGTGGTCATCGTCCCCCGCGAGCGCCGGGGGCGGCGCCCCTTCGTGCAGGCCGAGGGTCCGGCCCTCGAGGGCCTGCTCGCCGCCGGGGCGCCGGAGGGCGTGCCGGTGCGGCGAATCGACTGCCCGTGA
- a CDS encoding YdcH family protein encodes MGKMLSEEEREAIRQRVVELRLEHRDLDEAISRLAEQPVVDQLRLRRLKKRKLWLKDTIARLESMLIPDLDA; translated from the coding sequence ATGGGGAAGATGCTCAGCGAGGAGGAGCGCGAGGCGATCCGGCAGCGGGTCGTCGAGCTCAGGCTGGAGCACCGCGATCTCGACGAGGCCATCTCGCGCCTGGCCGAGCAGCCGGTGGTGGACCAGCTGCGCCTGCGCCGGCTCAAGAAGCGCAAGCTCTGGCTCAAGGACACCATCGCCCGTCTCGAGAGCATGCTGATCCCGGACCTCGACGCCTGA
- a CDS encoding CBS domain-containing protein, whose product MEAPLRRILEQKGGAVVGVDAQTTVREAVRRMNAERIGAVVVLDEGSVVGIFTERDVLARVVDAGRDPETTPVAEVMTASVATVSPDLTVGEAMLLVTERRFRHLPVLEEGRLVGMVSAGDLMRWLVRDQAAEIQQLVAYISGEYT is encoded by the coding sequence ATGGAGGCGCCGCTGCGCAGGATTCTCGAGCAGAAGGGGGGCGCCGTCGTCGGCGTCGACGCGCAGACCACGGTGCGGGAGGCGGTACGGCGCATGAACGCGGAGCGGATCGGCGCCGTGGTGGTGCTGGACGAGGGCAGCGTCGTCGGCATCTTCACCGAGCGCGACGTGCTGGCGCGGGTGGTGGATGCGGGGCGCGACCCCGAGACCACGCCCGTGGCGGAGGTGATGACGGCCTCGGTGGCGACGGTCTCGCCCGATCTCACCGTGGGCGAGGCGATGCTGCTGGTGACCGAGCGCCGCTTCCGGCACCTGCCGGTGCTGGAGGAGGGGCGCCTGGTGGGGATGGTCTCGGCGGGGGATCTCATGCGCTGGCTGGTGCGCGACCAGGCCGCCGAGATCCAGCAGCTCGTCGCCTACATCAGCGGCGAGTACACCTGA
- a CDS encoding zinc-dependent peptidase, with the protein MRAWRAWRRRRLLACARIDAGLWARVTAAIPCLHGLDDAEQARLRDLASLFLREKRILGAGGFEPDEEARAAIAAQACLPVLALDADLLGGWRTVLVYPGAFLSRQHEVDEAGVVTEWEDERSGEAWPEGPLVLSWEEARPGAEPYGEGSNVVIHEIAHKLDQRTGEANGLPPLHRDMDPQAWARVMSAAYERLRRRVARGRATAVDPYAAEDPGEFFAVVSEHFFCAPWLLLEEMPEVYRELSRFYRQEPARRLLRSR; encoded by the coding sequence ATGAGGGCGTGGCGGGCCTGGCGCAGGCGGCGCCTGCTGGCCTGTGCCCGCATCGACGCCGGCCTCTGGGCGCGCGTGACGGCCGCGATCCCGTGCCTGCACGGCCTCGACGATGCCGAGCAGGCGCGCCTGCGCGACCTGGCGAGCCTCTTCCTCCGCGAGAAGCGCATCCTCGGCGCCGGCGGCTTCGAGCCCGACGAGGAGGCCCGCGCCGCGATCGCGGCCCAGGCCTGCCTGCCGGTGCTGGCGCTGGATGCGGATCTGCTCGGCGGATGGCGCACGGTGCTCGTCTATCCCGGCGCCTTCCTCTCGCGCCAGCACGAGGTGGACGAGGCGGGGGTGGTCACCGAGTGGGAGGACGAGCGAAGCGGCGAGGCCTGGCCGGAGGGTCCGCTGGTGCTGTCCTGGGAGGAGGCCCGCCCGGGGGCGGAGCCGTACGGCGAGGGCAGCAACGTCGTCATCCACGAGATCGCGCACAAGCTCGACCAGCGCACCGGCGAGGCCAACGGCCTGCCGCCGCTGCACCGCGACATGGACCCGCAGGCCTGGGCGCGGGTCATGTCCGCGGCCTACGAGCGGTTGCGCCGGCGCGTCGCCCGCGGGCGGGCCACCGCCGTCGATCCCTACGCCGCCGAGGATCCGGGCGAGTTCTTCGCCGTCGTCAGCGAGCACTTCTTCTGCGCGCCGTGGCTGCTGCTGGAGGAGATGCCCGAGGTCTACCGCGAGCTTAGCCGCTTCTACCGCCAGGAACCCGCGCGGCGCCTGCTCAGAAGCCGCTGA
- a CDS encoding CUAEP/CCAEP-tail radical SAM (seleno)protein: MSDHPACCAAAPGTARGAVRVVLVSPYEIGRQPFALAEPAAWLREAGFDVRCLDLAVEPLSAETLSGARLVALYLGMHTATRIAARALPRIRELAPEAHLCAYGLYAPMNAAWLQAQGVGTILGGEVEPALLALAEAVRDGTPPPTGSRVHLGRVRFLRPARELLPALRRYARLRMPDGSERVVAFAEATRGCKHLCRHCPVVPVYHGRFRTVPVEVVLEDIAQQVEAGAEHVSFGDPDFLNGPAHALRVVRALAARFPGITYDAVIKIEHLLKHAALLPELARTGCLFVTAAVESVDDRVLARLAKGHTAGDFRRAVALLRDHGIGLAPTFIPFTPWTTLAGYRELLATVSELGLVRATAPVQLAIRLLVPEGSLLLELPGFRERLEPFDPRMLGYPWRHTDPRVDALQAAVQRRVAEGEAAGRGREAIFAELWELAHEALGRAAPPLDEAAFSEPVPAMTEPWYCCAEPTEEQLSGF; encoded by the coding sequence ATGAGCGACCATCCTGCCTGCTGCGCCGCCGCGCCCGGAACCGCGCGCGGCGCCGTCCGCGTCGTCCTCGTCAGCCCCTACGAGATCGGCCGCCAGCCCTTCGCCCTCGCCGAGCCCGCGGCCTGGCTGCGCGAGGCGGGCTTCGACGTGCGCTGCCTCGACCTCGCGGTGGAGCCGCTCTCGGCGGAGACCCTCTCCGGCGCCCGTCTGGTGGCCCTCTACCTCGGCATGCACACGGCCACCCGCATCGCGGCGCGGGCGCTGCCGCGCATCCGCGAGCTCGCCCCCGAGGCGCATCTGTGCGCCTATGGCCTCTACGCCCCCATGAACGCGGCCTGGCTCCAGGCCCAGGGGGTCGGGACCATCCTCGGCGGCGAGGTGGAGCCGGCGCTGCTCGCCCTCGCCGAGGCGGTACGCGACGGCACCCCCCCACCCACGGGCAGCCGGGTCCACCTCGGGCGCGTGCGCTTCCTGCGGCCGGCGCGCGAGCTGCTCCCGGCGCTTCGCCGCTACGCCCGCCTGCGCATGCCCGACGGCAGCGAGCGCGTGGTGGCCTTCGCCGAGGCCACGCGCGGCTGCAAGCACCTCTGCCGCCACTGCCCCGTGGTGCCGGTCTACCACGGGCGCTTCCGCACGGTGCCGGTGGAGGTGGTGCTGGAGGACATCGCGCAGCAGGTGGAGGCGGGGGCGGAGCACGTCTCCTTCGGCGATCCCGACTTCCTCAACGGGCCCGCCCACGCCCTGCGCGTGGTGCGCGCCCTCGCCGCGCGCTTCCCGGGCATCACCTACGACGCCGTGATCAAGATCGAGCACCTGCTGAAGCATGCGGCGCTGCTGCCAGAGCTCGCCCGCACCGGGTGCCTGTTCGTCACCGCCGCGGTGGAATCGGTGGACGACCGGGTCCTCGCCCGGCTCGCCAAGGGCCACACCGCAGGCGACTTCCGCCGCGCCGTGGCGCTGCTGCGCGACCACGGCATCGGGCTCGCCCCGACCTTCATCCCCTTCACGCCCTGGACCACCCTCGCCGGTTACCGCGAGCTGCTGGCGACGGTGTCCGAGCTCGGCCTCGTGCGCGCCACCGCGCCGGTGCAGCTCGCGATCCGCCTGCTCGTGCCGGAGGGGTCGCTGCTGCTGGAGCTGCCGGGCTTCCGCGAGCGGCTCGAGCCCTTCGACCCCCGGATGCTGGGCTATCCCTGGCGGCACACCGACCCCCGCGTGGACGCCCTGCAGGCGGCGGTGCAGCGGCGCGTGGCCGAGGGCGAGGCGGCGGGCCGCGGGCGCGAGGCGATCTTCGCCGAGCTCTGGGAGCTCGCCCACGAGGCTCTGGGCCGCGCCGCCCCGCCCCTCGACGAGGCCGCCTTCAGCGAGCCCGTGCCGGCGATGACCGAGCCCTGGTACTGCTGCGCCGAGCCCACCGAGGAGCAGCTCAGCGGCTTCTGA
- a CDS encoding GGDEF domain-containing protein, giving the protein MDRGEVRDDGGDPRALRRRLRALVRKAQDNEARLRRFQRQELHLMEAATLPELMERLLEGTCRSFGLEAAALVLVDPSGTLRELLAGALGGADPACLHLVGSAQALSPLLGRGDGPSRLGPYDADRHGPWLAGLPVASVAAVPLRHGGGPVGALLLGSRDPDRYRPSHATEFLDHFGAVVAVCLESAFNRERLRRASITDPLTGVPNRRYFEQRLREELERARRAGTPLGCAFIDIDRFKAINDGHGHEVGDHVLRAVARVVDAGLRACDVLARYGGEEFVALLPGSGLEEALAIAERVRAAVAASPVRPCAGTAVPVTVSVGVSALARVPPGDVAAAGEALTRAADRGLYAAKAAGRNRVVAGPAVD; this is encoded by the coding sequence ATGGACCGCGGCGAGGTGAGGGACGACGGGGGCGACCCGCGGGCGTTGCGCCGGCGCCTGCGCGCCCTCGTGCGCAAGGCGCAGGACAACGAGGCGCGGCTGCGCCGCTTCCAGCGCCAGGAGCTGCACCTCATGGAGGCCGCCACCCTGCCCGAGCTCATGGAGCGGCTGCTCGAGGGGACCTGCCGCAGCTTCGGGCTGGAGGCGGCGGCGCTGGTGCTGGTGGACCCGTCGGGGACCCTCCGGGAGCTCCTCGCCGGTGCCCTGGGCGGGGCCGACCCGGCCTGCCTGCACCTCGTCGGCTCGGCGCAGGCGCTCTCGCCGCTGCTCGGCCGGGGCGACGGGCCGAGCCGCCTCGGCCCCTACGATGCGGACCGCCACGGCCCGTGGCTTGCCGGCCTGCCCGTGGCCAGCGTGGCGGCGGTGCCCCTGCGCCACGGCGGCGGCCCCGTCGGCGCCCTCCTCCTCGGCAGCCGCGACCCGGACCGCTACCGCCCGAGCCATGCCACCGAGTTCCTCGACCATTTCGGGGCGGTGGTGGCGGTCTGCCTCGAGAGCGCCTTCAACCGCGAGCGGCTGCGCCGGGCGAGCATCACCGACCCCCTCACCGGGGTGCCCAACCGCCGCTACTTCGAGCAGCGGCTGCGCGAGGAGCTGGAGCGGGCGCGGCGCGCGGGCACCCCGCTCGGCTGCGCCTTCATCGACATCGACCGCTTCAAGGCCATCAACGACGGCCACGGCCACGAGGTGGGCGACCACGTGCTGCGCGCGGTGGCGCGGGTGGTGGACGCGGGGCTGCGCGCCTGCGACGTGCTCGCCCGCTACGGCGGGGAGGAGTTCGTGGCGCTGCTGCCGGGCTCGGGTCTCGAGGAGGCGCTCGCCATCGCCGAGCGGGTGCGCGCCGCGGTGGCGGCAAGCCCCGTCCGGCCCTGCGCGGGCACGGCGGTGCCGGTCACCGTCTCGGTGGGGGTCTCGGCCCTGGCCCGGGTGCCGCCGGGGGACGTCGCCGCGGCCGGCGAGGCGCTGACCCGCGCCGCCGACCGCGGCCTCTACGCGGCCAAGGCGGCGGGGCGCAACCGCGTCGTCGCCGGCCCCGCCGTCGACTGA
- a CDS encoding methyltransferase family protein, whose translation MPHARDLALLALAWGAYFAIHSALASLRVKAWVDRRLGRIARAYRLLYSLLALALLAVPVALLLRLAGPPLWSWPGPLRWLADGLALAALAGFVWTLRDGYDGAAFLGLRQLRHGAGAADEGQGLRLTTLHRWVRHPWYSLGLVILWTRPMDAALLVTALCITAYVVVGSRLEERRLVARYGEVYRAYARRVPALVPRPWRHLSAEEAAALEAAARDGT comes from the coding sequence ATGCCGCACGCCCGCGACCTCGCGCTGCTCGCCCTCGCCTGGGGCGCCTACTTCGCGATCCACTCGGCGCTGGCCTCGCTGCGCGTCAAGGCCTGGGTGGACCGCCGCCTCGGCCGCATCGCCCGCGCCTACCGCCTGCTCTACAGCCTGCTCGCGCTGGCGCTGCTCGCGGTCCCGGTGGCGCTGCTCCTGCGCCTTGCCGGCCCGCCCCTGTGGTCCTGGCCGGGGCCGCTGCGCTGGCTCGCCGACGGGCTCGCTCTGGCGGCGCTTGCGGGCTTCGTCTGGACCCTGCGCGACGGCTACGACGGCGCCGCCTTCCTCGGGCTGCGCCAGCTCCGGCACGGCGCGGGGGCGGCGGACGAGGGCCAGGGCCTGCGCCTGACCACGCTGCACCGCTGGGTGCGCCACCCCTGGTACAGCCTCGGCCTCGTGATCCTGTGGACGCGCCCCATGGACGCCGCCCTGCTGGTGACGGCGCTGTGCATCACCGCCTACGTGGTGGTGGGGTCACGGCTCGAGGAGCGCCGGCTGGTCGCACGCTACGGCGAGGTCTACCGCGCCTACGCGCGGCGGGTCCCGGCCCTCGTCCCTCGTCCGTGGCGGCACCTGAGCGCGGAGGAGGCCGCAGCGCTGGAGGCGGCGGCGCGCGACGGCACCTGA
- the ychF gene encoding redox-regulated ATPase YchF, whose translation MGFRCGIVGLPNVGKSTLFNALTRAAIAAENYPFCTIDPNVGVVPVPDPRLDEIARIVRPRQVVPTTIQFVDIAGLVAGASRGEGLGNQFLHHIREVDAIAHVVRCFEDPDVVHVAGRVDPAADIETIHTELALADLETMERAVARAEKAAKAGADRAARARLELLRRVRDGLAEGVAVRAQGLGEEERAALRELHLLTAKPTVYIANVAEDGFSGNPHLEAVRRIAEAEGAEVVPVCAAIEAELAQLDEAERGEFLAGLGLDEPGLDRVIRAGYRLLGLITFFTAGPKEARAWTVREGATAPEAAGVIHSDFERGFIRAEVIAYEDFVACGGEQGAREAGRLRLEGRDYVVRDGDVVHFRFNV comes from the coding sequence ATGGGCTTTCGCTGCGGCATCGTCGGGCTGCCCAACGTCGGCAAGTCCACCCTCTTCAACGCCCTGACCCGGGCCGCCATCGCGGCCGAGAACTACCCCTTCTGCACCATCGACCCCAACGTCGGCGTGGTCCCGGTGCCGGATCCGCGCCTCGACGAGATCGCGCGCATCGTCCGCCCCCGCCAGGTGGTGCCCACCACGATCCAGTTCGTGGACATCGCCGGCCTCGTGGCCGGGGCCTCCCGGGGCGAGGGGCTCGGCAACCAGTTCCTGCACCACATCCGCGAGGTGGACGCCATCGCCCACGTGGTGCGCTGCTTCGAGGATCCCGACGTGGTCCACGTCGCCGGGCGGGTGGACCCGGCGGCCGACATCGAGACCATCCACACCGAGCTTGCCCTTGCCGACCTCGAGACCATGGAGCGGGCCGTGGCGCGTGCCGAGAAGGCCGCCAAGGCGGGGGCGGATCGTGCCGCGCGGGCGCGCCTGGAGCTGCTGCGCCGGGTGCGCGACGGGCTCGCCGAGGGGGTCGCGGTGCGCGCCCAGGGCCTCGGCGAGGAGGAGCGGGCGGCGCTGCGCGAGCTGCACCTGCTCACGGCCAAGCCCACCGTCTACATCGCCAACGTGGCCGAGGACGGCTTCTCGGGGAATCCGCATCTCGAGGCCGTGCGGCGCATCGCCGAGGCCGAGGGGGCGGAGGTGGTGCCGGTGTGCGCGGCCATCGAGGCCGAGCTCGCCCAGCTCGACGAGGCCGAGCGGGGCGAGTTCCTGGCCGGTCTCGGGCTCGACGAGCCGGGCCTCGACCGCGTCATCCGCGCCGGCTACCGCCTGCTCGGCCTCATCACCTTCTTCACCGCCGGCCCGAAGGAGGCCCGGGCCTGGACCGTGCGCGAGGGTGCGACGGCGCCCGAGGCCGCCGGGGTCATCCACTCCGACTTCGAGCGCGGCTTCATCCGCGCCGAGGTGATCGCCTACGAGGACTTCGTCGCCTGCGGCGGCGAGCAGGGCGCGCGTGAGGCGGGCAGGCTCCGGCTCGAGGGGCGCGACTACGTCGTGCGCGACGGCGACGTCGTGCACTTCCGCTTCAACGTCTGA